In the genome of Xenopus tropicalis strain Nigerian chromosome 10, UCB_Xtro_10.0, whole genome shotgun sequence, the window TACCTGCACTGACAGGGCCCCATTTAGCAACACTGGGCCTATTGTAACCCATTGCCCCCAGTCAGCAGGTAgggggggggtattacagggCAGATTAGTAAGTGCCTCCCACAATATAGCTgctgtataattacattttctctttgGTTGTGGCACCTATGGGTGTCCCCGAGCACCTAGGGCCGCAGTTATATGTCTGTGATGTGTCCGGGGTATGTATAAAGCTCTGTGGGGGGCAACACCCACAATTCTGCCTACAGTCCCAGGGCATTATATGTACAAAGCTTAATACCCCCCTATTGCCTTGTGGTTTTATTTATGGCCCCTTATCAAACCCCTAGATTAAAGGCCACAGCCGCCACTAAATGTCTTCCATCTTGTGCGTACCTTTGGGCCAGTATAGGGATTCCTAGGCCAGGGGccactctctagtttggagttttagcagctatctggttgccagggtccaaatgaccttagcaacctgggagtggtctgaatgagagactgatatacgaataggagaggggctgaatagaaagataagtacaggtatgaggcTGTGACCCTAAAactcatacagacagcaacaagagcccctccccaattatatatatatgtatgtgtagcaTTAAGCTGCCgagttatagtttatacaggagcagtggctgTTCCGTGTtgtagctccccccccccccccccaggtaaaaCGGAGCAATAATGTCAGTACAATGCCCACGGATCctgttatatacaatatatttatttctttaccaCAAGAATTGCCAGACgcctgccgggggggggggggggtagcggaATATAAACACGACCAACTGCAGCACTTCCCCGTACATGGAGGGTCTCGGTTACCTGCTCATTCCCCTGTGGGCCCAAACTGTCAATTAGCTCCTTATAAACGGCGCTCAGTGATGTAATcggttataatcggagcttagtgatgtcatttctgtcacatgatttacTTAAACGTGTTTATTAtcataaagtaccccctgttgtaaaatataaggatattagaagtcaccaaagaGAGAactgggggtactttattccctataggCCCTGACTGTCCCTTTGCGCTGGCACTTTGCATAGtatttaccccccccccggcactgtatttatataggAGGAAGCTGGATTCCTGCCATTCAGACAGGAGAGGCCCCCAATCAACCCCTCTAATACAGAGTTGCCCAATTGCCCCCTCTGCCCCGTGTTATACAAACAAGGGATCGTTCCCTGCTGGTGGGAAATCTAGAGCAAGGGTTTGTTTCCCCTTTACAGATAGTGGGGAGTTTCTCTTCCTATAAACATAATGTGGCCAAATCCAATATGGAGGTCAGTGTGAGACTGGGCCGGAACCGGACATTCGGGCCCCATTCTCTATAAAATGGGCGGAGTGGTATCTGTATGGTAGGACTGTGGGGCGGCCAATGGGATCGGCCATACAGTGGGGAGTATTAGCGCAGTAATGTAACCCTATACATAAGGGCGTCAcctattaaaataaattacactTCCTGTGTGGTTGCCAATAGCGACCGCTACTTCCTTCTCAAAAAACTGCCATTCCATGTCGCGCAGCACTGAAACCAGGAGAAACCATATATGACCTAAAGGGGAGattcacttttattatgttatcaaATGGCCTTTTCAGagcaagtttgcaattggtcttcatttttttatagtttttcaattattttccttcttcttctgactctttgcagctttcaaatgggggtcactgaccccggcagccaaaccctattgctctgtgaggctccagttttattgttattgttactttttattccttatctttctattcagcccctcccctattcatattcccgtctctctttcaaaccactgcctggttactaggttaaactggagcctagcaaccaaatagcagctaaaattccaaataaaaaatgaagaccaattgcaaattgtctcagaatatcactctctacattatactaaaggttaatttggaggtgaacaagccctttaggTGTCAGTGGAGGGAAAGTGACTGGGGGGTCATTAAATACAACAATGCGCTGCTGCGGGGGCTCCCCAGCCAATGAGAAGGCAGCGCTGTAGCTCAGCtctatatacacctatatacatagGGCATCAAGGGCAAGTTCTCCCCCGCCTTGCCACGTTGGGCAGCCTTCTTGAGCGGGAAGTTGACGATCGGCCTATCAGAGGCCTCGGCCAAATACGTCCCAGCGATACGTTCCATTGGCTGCTTTGTCTATAGTTAGGGTTCGGCCTCTGATTGGCCAGAGAGGTGCATCTGATCAGCTGATTTGCATCAGTTTAGTCTTAACACAAGGGCCCCCAGTGCCAGGGCAGAGCCGAGGGCGGGGTGGGGGTGCAGGTTGGGCGCCCGGCTTGGCACAGAGTCTACGAGGGGGCTGTGCAGGGAAGGGACGGGGGGCGCCCCGGCGCATTGGATGAGGGGGGGTTGGTAGGACGTCGGCCTCTTATTGGGCGAGTCGGGACTGGAGCCGTCAGTGGGGCGCTCGCCCAGATACAGGAGGAGTCGCCCCCCGCCGCCGCCATCTTCTTCCACTTTGAACAGTTCATATTCCGTATGGGGGAGGCGGATCCCCAGAGCCTGGCAGCCCCCCGTCTCCGTAATGTCCTGCTCCTCTCCTACTGCCCAACGTCCGGCCGCCCCGCAGCCCCCCGGCCCCGAGGCGTTCAGCATCTGCACCGCGGCCGGACTCAGCGGCGTCGCCCGCGCCCGGGTCACTCGGAACACCATGTCCGTCCCGCCTGCCACCCGCTCCGAGCGGGGCCCCTGCCTGTAATGGCCGGAGGCAAAGAGGGTGAAGGTGGGCTGCCGGCACAGGGGGTCGGCGTAGTGCTGGTAATACCCCTCCCACGTGTGCCCGTCTCCGTGGAACGTCAAGTAGCGAGTGAGGAACAACACCGCCGGCCGCACCTCACATTGCCCACTCACCCACTGGCCAATCAGGTGCTCCGGGGGATGGGAGGGGCGTGGCATCACTGGGGGGCGGTGCTCATCTGCGCGGTATATTTCCATGCAGGCCGGGCACGGGTGCACATGGTGCTGCCAAGAGAACATGCAAAATAATGAGCCATAGAGACAAAGCAGAGTCACAATGTGGCGGGGCAACTACTGCGCCTCTCCCTTCCTCAGGgcttacgggggggggggggggtcagctttgagttaactcttagtaagatatagagagtgatattctgagacagtttgcagttggtcttcattctttattatttgtgttttttagttatttcactttcagttcaggagttttaacagctatctggttgctagggtcccagttACCTGGATGTGGTTTCGATgggagactgggatatgaataggggaggggctgaatagaaagataaggaataaaaagtaacaataacaataaaactggagcctcacagagcaatagggtttggctgccggggtcagtgacccccatttgaaggttgaaaaaagttcaattcaagaactataacaaataaataatgaagaccaattgaaaagttgcttagaattgggcattGACAaagtaaaatcaataaaaaaaacccacaaataataataaatgaagaccaattgcaaattgtgtcagaatatcactctctatcaCTCTCGCGCCTGGTGAAAAATTCCTCCCATCACTAACTCCAAGGTGAACCCCATTAATCACAGTCGGGCCCCTTCCCGGGGGGAGAATATGCTGCACCCCAAGTCATTTAATAAGAGGATAAATACAATCAGCAAAGCAACAGCCACTAGGGGGCAGCACATACGGTCATACTGTATCAGGGGGCCACTGTGATATATACTGCCGGGGCCACTGTGGTATATACTGCCGGGGCCACTGTGGTATatactgctggggccactgtggtaTATACTGCCGGGGCCACTGTGGTATATACTGCCGGGGCCACTGTGGTATATACTGCCGGGGCCCACTGTGCAAAACTTCTAAAATTGCTGAACTTTACTGAAACATTGTTAATtcgagcagtgggtggggctacaaacCCTGGGGAACccctcagtgggtggggctacaaacCCTGGGGAACccctcagtgggtggggctacaaacCCTGGGGAACccctcagtgggtggggctacaaacCCTGGGGAAccctcagtgggtggggctacaaacCCTGGGGAACccctcagtgggtggggctacaaacCCTGGGGAACccctcagtgggtggggctacaaacCCTGGGGAACccctcagtgggtggggctacaaacCCTGGGAACccctcagtgggtggggctacaaacCCTGGGGAACccctcagtgggtggggctacaaacCCTGGGGAACccctcagtgggtggggctacaaacCCTGGGGGACccctcagtgggtggggctacaaacCCTGGGGAACccctcagtgggtggggctacaaacCCTGGGGAACccctcagtgggtggggctacaaacCCTGGGGAACccctcagtgggtggggctacaaacCCTGGAGGACccctcagtgggtggggctacaaacCCTGGGGGACccctcagtgggtggggctacaaacCCTGGAGGACccctcagtgggtggggctacaaacCCTGGGGGACcccacagtgggtggggctacaaacCCTGGGGGACccctcagtgggtggggctacaaacCCTGGAGGACccctcagtgggtggggctacaaacCCTGGGGGACccctcagtgggtggggctacaaacCCTGGAGGACccctcagtgggtggggctacaaacCCTGGGGGATCTCTTAGTGGGTGGGGTTACAAACCCTGGGGAACccctcagtgggtggggctacaaacCCTGGGGGACccctcagtgggtggggctacaaacTCTGGAGGACccctcagtgggtggggctacaaacCCTGGGGGATCCCttagtgggtggggctacaaacCCTGGGGGACccctcagtgggtggggctacaaaTCCTGGGGAACCCCTCAGTGCGTGGGGCTACAAACCCTGGGGAACCCCTCAGTGCGTGGGGCTACAAACCCTGGGGAACCCCTCAGTGCGTGGGGCTACAAACCCTGGGGAACCCCTCAGTGCGTGGGGCTACAAATCCTGGGGAACCCCTCAGTGCGTGGGGCTACAAATCCTGGGGAACCCCTCAGTGGGTGGGCCTACAAACCCTGGGGAACccctcagtgggtggggctacaaacCCTGGGGAACCCCTCAGTGGGTGGGCCTACAAACCCTGGGCAGAATGTAATGCTCCCCGGCGTCTCATTCAGGGGATACAGTACCGGTACCAATGGGCCAACTCACCAGGGCACTCTGCAGGGGCTGCTGGTAGCCAGTAGGCCGGTAATGGACCCTCTCGGACTCGTCGGTGTGAATGTCCCCCAGGAAGAGCTTCTCCACCAGCGCCCCCTTGTGCTGAGGGTTATACTGTCTCTCCAGCCGCAGGAGGCTCAGTTCGTGCATAGTAAACCCAATGGCGCCGCTGCAGTCCCGGCCCAGCTTGGTACTGACCAACTCGTACACTCGCCCCGGCGCCCAGCTCCGACCCGTATGCACAAACCCAGCGCAGGTTCTGTTCATCTGGGCCCGAACCCGGCTCATCATCTCCTGGCTGTGAAACGACACCCCCACTTTGTGCAACTGGTAATCCGCCTCCATGGCCCCCCGAGTTATCCAGGAGGCCTGGCGCAGCCGCACCTTCCCCTTAATCACCAGCGAGTGCGAGGGGTCCCGGCAATGGGGGTCCCGGTAATAGAACTGCAGGGCCTTGAACAGCCGCTCCGGGTAGAACCTGTAGGATCTGATCAGGAACTGGGGCCCCGGGCGAACCTCACATCTACGGGGGTAAATAGCAACATACAGTCAGTATATAATCTCTATGTACCCCCCCGACAcccccatattatatatatacccccccccgacacccccatatcatatatatacccccctgacaccccatatcatatatataccccccgacacccccatatcatatatataccccccacacccccatatcatatatataccccccgacacccccatatcatatatatacccccgacacccccatatcatatatatacccccgacacccccatatcatatatatacccccacacccccatatcatatatatacccccccgacacccccatatcatatatatacccccccgacacccccatatcatatatatacccccgacacccccatatcatatatataccccccgacaacccccatatcatatatgtacCCCCgacacccccatatcatatatatacccccccacaccccccatatcatatatgtacCCCCgacacccccatatcatatatgtacCCCgacacccccatatcatatatgtacCCCCgacacccccatatcatatatgtacCCCCgacacccccatatcatatatataccccctgacacccccatatcatatataatTCCCCCCGacaccccatatcatatatataccCCCCACACCCCACTATCACTATATAACCCAGTAGATACTTAGGCTAGGATCTAGGTGCGGTGGTGTCGTAGGAGGTACAGTAACCCGGTAGGAACCTCGGAGTGCTCTAGGGAGTGTGGGTCGAAGTAGGTACAATACCTGCTAGGGATGAGTAGAGTAAGCGTGGTGGTGGGTTAAGGGACCCATCCCGAGGTCTTACTCCCCATGAATGACTATACAACCAGTATTGGCCCCGCCGGGTTCAGGGGACCCCAGGTACCGAGTAAGCAAGGTAAGCGTGCAGTGGGTGCGTCCACTGCAGCATCAGGGACACCCCCAGGCAAGGCCCGGGCTGGGTAGGGTATAAATTGTGACCCCCTCTAGGACCATCAAAGGTCAATGTGTGAGCTGATTGGCACAGTAGGCCCATAGAGATTCTCTTAGTGAGCCCCCTATAGCACGTGGGGTGTATACTAGTCTGCTAGCCGCCTAGTCATGCTGAAGGCCTCGCGAGTGCTAGTGTCATCAAGTATAATAGAAATGAGCCCCAAGTGCGGTGGCCCGCAAGTTCTCTTGACGCGCCTAAAGGTTAGTCACTAAGACCAGAAGCCTCCCTCTGGCTACCCCCACTCAAGCCTCTCAAGTATGGCCGGATAGTAGGCTACCCAGAAGGTCACAGTACCCGGCAATAGTTACCTGCGTAGGATTATGCCCCAAGTCGCCTCGAAGGTGCGCCCCAGTAGTCAGGCTCACGAATAGTAGTAGCTCCCCTCTGACAAGGCCCTTCTGAGCTTTTCCCTGGTCTAGTGAGCGTACCAAGGCTACCGTAGAGATGGTGCTC includes:
- the apcdd1l gene encoding protein APCDD1-like, with translation MAGTYSFLGLFLALASGNNLWEVPAPSHQQFGAARGSWEPQCQYQLRHLQDGARITALLPPNIEGHWISTGCEVRPGPQFLIRSYRFYPERLFKALQFYYRDPHCRDPSHSLVIKGKVRLRQASWITRGAMEADYQLHKVGVSFHSQEMMSRVRAQMNRTCAGFVHTGRSWAPGRVYELVSTKLGRDCSGAIGFTMHELSLLRLERQYNPQHKGALVEKLFLGDIHTDESERVHYRPTGYQQPLQSALHHVHPCPACMEIYRADEHRPPVMPRPSHPPEHLIGQWVSGQCEVRPAVLFLTRYLTFHGDGHTWEGYYQHYADPLCRQPTFTLFASGHYRQGPRSERVAGGTDMVFRVTRARATPLSPAAVQMLNASGPGGCGAAGRWAVGEEQDITETGGCQALGIRLPHTEYELFKVEEDGGGGGRLLLYLGERPTDGSSPDSPNKRPTSYQPPLIQCAGAPPVPSLHSPLVDSVPSRAPNLHPHPALGSALALGALVLRLN